One Chloroflexota bacterium genomic window carries:
- a CDS encoding class II aldolase/adducin family protein, with the protein MATEQELRQEIVSVVDELFAMGMITPTGGNISVRIPDEEDAFLITPTMLYKGGLKPEDMVKVNSKGRPYERRQRPSVETRVHLAVYAAYQEIEAVIHSHARLCTALGLINGSIPPITVDAVPFINTQVIPYYVSGSTELCEAVVAALQHSPAVLMQCHGLLTVGWTLRQAANRTMAIEEVVQVLLACKLFGKEPAHLPPEMVEMLQTMGIG; encoded by the coding sequence ATGGCAACAGAGCAGGAATTGCGTCAGGAAATTGTCAGTGTTGTTGATGAGCTGTTTGCTATGGGGATGATTACGCCCACTGGCGGCAACATTTCGGTGCGTATCCCCGATGAAGAAGATGCCTTCCTCATCACGCCCACCATGCTCTACAAGGGTGGCCTCAAACCCGAAGACATGGTGAAGGTGAATAGCAAAGGCCGACCCTACGAGCGTCGTCAGCGCCCTTCGGTCGAGACCAGGGTGCATCTGGCTGTCTATGCCGCCTACCAGGAGATCGAAGCGGTTATCCACAGCCACGCTAGATTATGCACGGCATTGGGACTGATAAACGGCAGCATTCCACCCATCACAGTAGACGCGGTTCCATTTATCAATACACAGGTCATACCTTACTACGTATCAGGCTCAACGGAGTTATGCGAGGCGGTAGTCGCGGCACTGCAGCATAGCCCGGCGGTTTTGATGCAATGTCATGGCTTGCTGACTGTTGGCTGGACGCTGCGCCAGGCAGCGAACCGCACCATGGCCATCGAGGAGGTGGTTCAGGTTCTGCTAGCCTGCAAGCTTTTCGGCAAAGAGCCAGCTCACCTGCCACCCGAGATGGTGGAAATGTTACAGACAATGGGCATTGGT